A window of Halopelagius inordinatus genomic DNA:
GAGGTGGAGTGGCGACCGGAGATGTGCGTCCGAACCGAGTACGAGTCGGACGGCGGCGTCGCGGAACGAGACTGGGGCTGGAAGTACCGCGCGCTCTCGTACCGACTCGCCAAGAACTACGGCGCGCGCCCGTCCGTCGTGGCTCGCACGCTCTCGCACGCCGGACGCGACGCGTTCGCGTCGGCGAGAGACGTGGTCCGCGGTGACGCCTCGCCGACCGGGTGGTTCGGGACGGGCAGAGACGTCTTCGTCGGGATGGCCACCGGGTCGTCGGACGGGTTGGTCGCGCGGGCCCGAGACCGGTCCGCGACGCGGAATCCCCACGGCTGTTCGAAGCGTGCGGACCGGGCCGTCGCGAAGTACGACCGGCGGTAGGTCAGTCCTCGCCCGGACCGAGTTCGGGGACGACGCGCGCGGGATTTTTCGAGAACGCTCGTCGCATCGCGTCTTCGGAGACGTCGAGCGTCAGAATCTCCATGACGCCGACGTTCGGGTGCGTCTCGGGGACGCCGCTTCCGAACAGCACCCGGTCCGGATGTTCGAGGAGCGCGCGCTCTAACACGTCGCGGTAGCGGACGAAACTCGTGTCGAGGTAGAGTTCGTCGTGGTCGTCGAGCATCTCTATGGCCTCGTTCATCAGGTCGCGGTCGAGCGGGAACCCGCCGAACCCGGCGAGTATAACCGGTAGGTCGCGCCGGAGGATGGTCTCCGCCGCCACGGCGGGCGGGAAATCCGCGCCCGCGTGCACGAGGAGGGGAAGCCCCACGTCCTCCAACCGGTCGAACGTCTCCTCGTCGGGGAGGCCGTCCACCGCCGGCGCGAGCGTGAACCCGTAGAATCGGTCGTCGTAGCCGTACTTCTCGACGTCCTCGGGGTCGGCGTGCGACTCCGACCGCGACGCCGTGAGATTGCGGAGGCGCGCGGCCGTCCGACTGCTCGGGTCACGCGGCCCGTCGATGCGCGCGAACGCCAAGAACGGCCGGTCCACGCTCAGTCGAGCGACGGCGTTGTTCGCGCGGAGGTACCCCATCCCCTCGGGCCGACGCCCCGGCGAGACGACGGCTTTGACCACGCCCGCCTGATGTAGTTCCCGCTCTAACCGCTCTGGCCCCACCTCTCGCCCCCGGGTCGATACCGACTCCCCGTCGGGGTCGAGTCGGGCGTGGACGTCCACCACCCGAAACCCGTGTTCCAGCTCCAACATGTTCTCTCGGAACCTCCACGAGTTCAAATATCTTGTAGATTGCACCACTCGCGGAAATTCCTCGGTTC
This region includes:
- a CDS encoding amidohydrolase family protein, producing the protein MLELEHGFRVVDVHARLDPDGESVSTRGREVGPERLERELHQAGVVKAVVSPGRRPEGMGYLRANNAVARLSVDRPFLAFARIDGPRDPSSRTAARLRNLTASRSESHADPEDVEKYGYDDRFYGFTLAPAVDGLPDEETFDRLEDVGLPLLVHAGADFPPAVAAETILRRDLPVILAGFGGFPLDRDLMNEAIEMLDDHDELYLDTSFVRYRDVLERALLEHPDRVLFGSGVPETHPNVGVMEILTLDVSEDAMRRAFSKNPARVVPELGPGED